From one Candidatus Margulisiibacteriota bacterium genomic stretch:
- a CDS encoding sodium/proton-translocating pyrophosphatase, with the protein MNLERLQNIINLIRENLVYLLKKTSLAVLFLLLIFTFIIFIIFYFNGSFFKVEWIISFLFGSLVALLSLNFSLPFGFMFLKKREVRSIEKPDKLFDLYFGTGLFTALLMIIIPLLGLFVSLYILGINSVIYYLLGLSIVSFFIRIGGGIFAKAADISSNFMVNESKEKINCNDYRNVSSIADKIGDFLNNGLALNMDLVESFVGIIVAVIFYVNLYVLDKSITFTTFVNIVSYPLIIIVASILLSFIAGFVLLFLKRKTVLGSTLKPLHGIYLSLVLITIFSFIFSNYHQVLFFQFISFLGTSPNYSPFICIFMGLALAVVIGLATDYYTSDAHKPVKEIVKFSEYSHVTNELNGLAVGMKSLYIPIILEALFILVSYKLSGYYGIILLATGLLSMAPIIIASSIYAPFADNVNGIIKMETGDTYAQNAVFEQFNSIGNTLSALAKNFAANAVLIVVFSLFISFVKLSGLKYQAIPIFHPVILAALFIGGLLPFILSSTLIRALSFSTIQMFEESKLQLNSIPYLKEKQAFPDVRRFIKTSGIKIIKDLIAPSVLVFLLPVIIGKFFGIEILSAVFIGIMLSGIFLSISYANTGAVLDNSKKMIEKGYFGGTGTPTYSNAISGDLFGDALKDLIGPSLNNFIKVVIIISIIIIPIII; encoded by the coding sequence ATGAATCTGGAACGACTACAAAATATTATTAATCTGATCAGGGAAAACCTGGTTTATCTGCTGAAAAAAACCTCTCTGGCAGTTCTTTTCTTGTTGCTTATTTTTACTTTTATTATTTTTATTATTTTTTATTTTAACGGTTCTTTTTTTAAAGTAGAGTGGATCATAAGTTTTCTTTTCGGAAGCCTTGTTGCGCTTCTCAGTTTAAATTTCAGCCTGCCATTCGGTTTTATGTTCCTAAAAAAAAGAGAAGTCAGGTCCATAGAAAAACCCGATAAACTGTTTGATTTATATTTCGGGACAGGTTTGTTTACTGCATTGTTGATGATAATAATTCCTTTACTCGGACTTTTTGTTTCTTTATATATATTAGGAATAAATTCTGTCATCTATTATCTGTTGGGGCTTAGTATAGTTTCTTTCTTTATTCGCATCGGTGGAGGAATTTTTGCCAAAGCGGCGGATATTTCTTCTAATTTTATGGTTAATGAAAGCAAGGAAAAGATTAATTGTAACGATTACAGGAATGTCTCTTCAATTGCCGATAAAATAGGTGATTTCTTAAATAATGGACTGGCTTTAAACATGGACCTGGTGGAATCATTTGTCGGAATAATTGTAGCTGTAATTTTTTATGTGAATCTCTATGTCCTGGATAAAAGTATTACTTTTACAACATTTGTAAATATTGTTTCTTACCCCCTGATAATAATTGTAGCCAGTATTCTTTTGAGCTTTATAGCAGGATTTGTGCTCCTGTTCCTGAAAAGAAAAACAGTTCTGGGCAGCACTCTAAAACCCCTACATGGCATTTATTTATCTCTGGTTTTAATAACAATATTCTCTTTTATTTTTTCGAATTATCATCAGGTATTGTTTTTTCAATTCATATCTTTTCTGGGAACCAGCCCAAATTACAGCCCTTTTATTTGTATTTTTATGGGACTTGCTCTGGCTGTTGTAATTGGACTTGCTACCGATTACTACACATCGGACGCTCACAAACCTGTTAAAGAGATAGTAAAGTTTTCTGAATACAGCCATGTTACCAACGAGCTTAACGGTTTGGCTGTTGGTATGAAGAGCCTGTATATACCGATAATTCTTGAAGCCCTGTTCATACTTGTCAGCTATAAATTATCCGGGTATTACGGAATTATACTTCTGGCAACAGGACTTTTATCTATGGCTCCGATAATCATCGCGTCATCCATCTACGCGCCATTTGCGGATAATGTGAACGGTATAATTAAGATGGAAACAGGTGACACATATGCGCAGAATGCGGTTTTTGAACAATTTAATTCTATTGGCAATACGCTTTCGGCCCTGGCCAAGAATTTCGCGGCCAATGCGGTGCTGATTGTGGTATTTTCGCTGTTCATTTCTTTTGTAAAACTTTCCGGGCTTAAATATCAGGCCATACCTATATTTCATCCGGTAATTCTGGCAGCCTTATTTATAGGGGGATTACTGCCTTTTATTTTGTCATCTACGTTAATACGCGCATTATCGTTTTCTACTATTCAGATGTTTGAGGAATCAAAATTACAGCTGAACAGCATCCCTTATCTCAAAGAAAAGCAAGCTTTTCCGGATGTTCGTCGTTTTATTAAAACAAGTGGTATTAAAATAATTAAAGACCTTATTGCCCCATCTGTTCTAGTCTTCTTGCTGCCGGTGATAATCGGCAAATTTTTTGGAATTGAAATCTTGTCAGCAGTATTTATCGGAATCATGCTCAGCGGAATTTTTTTATCTATCAGTTATGCCAATACCGGTGCAGTGCTGGATAATAGTAAAAAAATGATAGAAAAAGGTTATTTCGGTGGCACGGGTACGCCTACATATTCCAATGCAATATCAGGAGATTTGTTTGGGGATGCCTTAAAGGACCTGATTGGACCGTCGCTTAATAATTTTATCAAAGTTGTCATTATTATTTCGATAATCATCATACCAATAATAATATAG